The segment GAAGTCAGAAGTCCTACCAACTTTTCAAGGCCAGTACAAACGCCATCTTTATACAAGGTCTTCCTTGATTGGTCAGCCAGAAATGACTTTCTGCCACGTTCGGTCCTCAGTGACTTTGGAATTGGCTAGTGTTGAGGTTATATCTGTCCTTTCTGTCTTGACATCCCAGGAGGTCCTCAGGTCTAGGCCACAAGTAGACTAAAGGGACTAAACTGTAGTCATCAGATCTTcccatcttataactggaaaaaCTCTGGCCTAGTGGCAAAGCAGAGAGACCCCCAGATGGCAGAAAGCAGCTGCTGCAGCCTTTTACCCCCTTGTTCCCATCTAGGGGCTTAGGCAGTCAGAGAGCTAGGGGGCTGCTAGAGATGACCCTGCTCCAGAGGACAGCTGGACGGTGCCTGTGTAGCCAAAGCAGGACAGGGAGCTTGCTGAGGAAGGATCAGGCAGTAACATCAGAACAGGCAAGAGAGGCACTCTTTGTATTTTCTCTGGAACTGGGAGACTGGGTGCCGCTTGGCCTACTGTGCAGTGTTCAGTCCTGTCCCAAGGGCTAAGGAGATCCAGTTCTCAAGTCCTTGCTCCTGTTGGAAGCACATTGGAGCATCTCTCTTCTTCCGTGCCCTCTAGCCCAGCGGCCACCATCTCAGCACTGTCCTTGTGCTCTGAATGTGCcggggtgggtgtggggagaagaggagagggCTCTTTGTGGAAGCCCAGGAAGCTGATTTTTATGCCGCAGGCCCTGGTCCCCAGGGGAACTGCAGGAAGCATTTAGCTTGCAGACCCAGGCCTTTCAGTAAAGGTCATCCATCCAGGGATGCAGGATGTCGCTGATTCCAGGTGACCAAATCCTCCCATCTTAAAACCAAGGAATCTCGGGCCTGGTAGCCAAGCAGAGAGACCCTAGATGGCAGAAAACAGCTGCTGcccctctttcccctccccattTATACTAAGGGGCTTAGGTAGCCCACAGCGGTGCTAGGGTGCTCATGAAgagtggggtgaggtggggggaagCCCGAGCTTCCAGGGCTGCCCACCCCTGTAACAAGGGAGGAGGAAGTCCAGAGCCTGCAGTGCCTGAGCAGCCCTTCTGCCTGGTCCGTAGTGACCGAGACACGCAGCTGGCCCGGCTGATGCGGCGGAACAACCTGAGCCATGAGGACGCGGAGGCCCGGATCAAGGCCCAGCTGCCCCTGAAGGACAAAGCCCGCATGGCCCGCCACGTTCTAGACAACTCGGGCGAGTGGAGCGTCACCAAACGCCAGGTGGTCCTCCTGCACGCGGAGCTGGAGCACTCCCTGGAGTACCTGCCACTGCGGCTCGGGGTCCTCACGGGGCTGGCCAGCATTGTCGGTCTTCTCTACCTGCTCACCCACTACCTCCTGCCTTCCCCCTAGCTGGACCCTCCAAGGCAGGAACTGCTGGGTCTCCATCTCCTCAGAGGCTGGAACCAGGTAACAAATGCATCGGGTTTCCTCCCACCCCCTCAACACACGCACTCTGGATCTGGGCTGGAGCCCTGCCCTGGGCCTTCCTTTCCTCTGGGCACGTACTGCATCCTCTCCGAGGCAGGGAAACAGCCCTCCGTCAGCAGATGCTCCTTTCCACCTTCCCCAgagcccctccctctggaaccccCCACAGAATAGTGTCCATGAGAGGGTGCGACCagtaacagtgagagactattgttaatttcttgtgggtgggggtgaggagcaCTCTCAGGGGCTGTCACCAGTGTTTAAAGCTGGGAGGGTCCCTGGGCCTGAACCGTCTCCAAGCACATGCCCCATCATGGCCAAAATGTCCTCTTAGTGGACATCGGGGAATCAGTTTGGACCAAAGCCTGCCCCCTTCAAGCAGGATTCCCTCGTAGACTGAAGCCCTCAGCCAGGATACAGTAAGGATTCACTTATGAGCAATGCTATATCTGGGCAGAGGCCAGGCCTCTTCTGAGATGACCCACCGCCCCCCGTGGTATTTCCCCAGCACTCCCTGCAGCCCACTCCCTGCCCCCTACCACTCTACCTCCCTGAGCTCTTGGTGGTCCACATGCACCTGTATGTTTCTTGCCTCTGTACCTTTGCCTTGCTGCTCCCCAATCTAAAataaccctccccccaccccccaactggTTACCTTCTAGCTCAGGCACCACCTGAAGCTCCAGGAGGGGTTAGGTGCTCTGGGTCACCACCCTGCCACCACTACCATGTTTTACCTGAATCCACAGTATAATAATCAACCAAAAGCTGGTTGGTCTCTCCTAGACTGTAAGCCCTTTGCGGGCAGGAACTGtgtcttattcatctctgttcCTGGTGCAGAGCCTGAGTTGCCACTGGTGCTGAATAAAGTGTGTTGATCTGAAATGCCCCATGCTGCCACTGTACCCCCAGCATCACTGACCAACTGAGATTCCCAGACTCCACTCATACCATTTGGGCTTAAGCATGGCCTCCTCCCACACTAAGACCTGGGCCCCTCACTCCGCCAGCCCTAGAAGGTACAGTCGCCCTCTTGACTTCATCCAGGAGGATTCAGCCAGGTCCTAACGTACCTGTGTGAGAGGAGTGGAGGTGCTGGGGCAGCCTCACATCCACGTACTCCATCTTCCTTCCCCAACCCAATTAGACCAGTGTGGACATCAGCTTCCTCTTGCCAGAGCCAGCAGACCTGCTGATGTGTTGATCCTGCGGCCAGCAGCCTATTAAAGCCAGAAATGAGTGTGACAAATGAGACTGCTGTGGTGGCCATATTCAGTGCCCCCTTTCCCCGAGCTGCTCATACTTTAGAGACCAGCTCATTAACTCACTGCAGACCCAGGAGGGGCCGAGGCTGGTTAAGGAGGCCGCAGAGTGGGTCCAGGGCTGGATGAGAACGGCAGAGGGTGGTGCTGCTTCTGCGGTTTGAGACCcggaaaggggaaaggagggaagggcgTGGACCTCTCCCAGCACCATTACCCCAGTCATGGAGAAGATGGCTCCTCGTGAAGACGTGTGGCATGCTGACACCACTGCATTGTGACACCCAGAGGTAACTGACGATTCTGATTCCCCGCCCAGAGGAATGATCTGGTTTGGGTCAGAGCCAAGGTTCAGAAGACTGCCCGCTGTGTCCCAGGGCCTACGGGGAGGGAGCAGACCTGGGATTCCTCTGGCTCATTAGGCTCTGTCTCCTACCTGTGTGACCTCCTGTCTTCATGATGTTTATATCAAAGAATATAATGGAGGACCACGGAAACCCTTTGCAAACAGTAAAGCTCGAGTTATTTTCTTCCCTGCCCCAGTATACCGAATTGGATGCAAAAATGTCAGAGGATGGCCAGTcaggaaggtgtggagaaaacgcCATCCCGGCCTCCTCGTCCCATGCTTGGTGGCCCAAGGTGCCTTACAGGGATACTGCTTCCTCTGGGGCATCACCGCGTGTCTCGGTCGCTCCGGAGCCCCTTGGATAAAGCAAGAGCATGTCCCCCGCCCCCGCAAGCCCTGGTCCCGCGACCCGGCGGCACCCTTCGCTCCGGCCGGCAGGTGGCAGCACCCGTCCGGATTGGGGTCGGGCTTCGGCGACCGGCGCTAGCCAAGCGATCACTAACTTTCTCCCGGTGGCGTTCCCGTCTCCTCCGGGGCCGCGGCCGGCGTCAGATTCCCCGGCAGCGGCGGAGGCGCGGGCGCGCGGCCGGGCCCGGGGCGCTAATTAACAAGCCGTGAGGCTCGCCGCGTCCTCTTTGCTGGAGCTGCGAGACCTGGGCCCCGCGGGGCGGGGGGACGTgtccccattccatccctgtGACAGGGTGACCAGTCTCCCACCCTCCAGCCGCATGCTCGGACCCTGCTGCTCTCCTTTAACCCACTTCCGGCCTCACCACCCCGGCGCGGAGCAGTAAAGACGCCGGCGAGGGCTGCAGGCGTATCGGCCTCCAGGCGCGGGATGAAGAGAACAGGCAGGCCCCTAAAACCATCCCCAGGCCCAGGCCGGCCCTAGGGTGCTTAGCAGAGCCTTATTGTCCAAAGCACCTCCCGCAGCTGTCTCCTGAAATCTCCCAACTCTGAGAAAGAGTGCAGGAAGCAGAGCTAGAATTTGAGACTCAGAGGTTGAGCCCCGGAGGCCCACGTAACCAACAAGCATAATCCCACGCTCTGGACCCCTAGTTCAATGCCCCTCCCACTACCTGCAGTGCCTCGGTTATTGACGTCTCGGGTCTTTAGATAGTTATCGTCAACTCTTCTTCAGATGTTCAGTCTCTCTGTCCTTGGAGAGGGtgaagggaggggcaggggaaggtTTAGGATCCTCCATTTAAGGAGCCACCAGGGCTAGAAATTGGGAGGGGGACAGCCAGGGCAGCTGTGATAAAGGCACTCCAGATCAAGAGGAGCCTGTCCTAGAGGCAGGAGAGGGAGCTGGGTGGCAGTGAGGACCCGAGGCCACATGAGGTGGACAGgagagaccccagagatggcggGTGAGAAGGAGGAAAACTCAGGAGGTGCTGAGGCACTGTGGGCCGGCCCTCCAACTCCTTCCTGGAAATGGGAGACTTGGCTGGTAGCTCCTCCATCCCACTGGCAGAACTGAGGCTGCACCCAGCTGGGGCCCAAAGAGCCTCCTCCCTTTGCTCCCCACCATCCCCTCCCCATCACTCAGATTCCAATACAATTTCCAGCTAACCAGCATGTCGATAGAACAAGTCGGGCAGCCCGGATTGCTGGCCAATTACAGGAAATCATTCTGCTCCACAGCTCAGCgcccagggagagggagggagggaggaagggaagggatgTGAGGGAGCAGGCACCCAGCTTGCAGGCTGGGACGGGGCTCTGGCTTTGGGTGGGGCATGCAGTTTCCAGGGAGGGACTGGGGTAGGAGAGCTGGGGTGGATAGGGAGGCTTCTGGGGCTGGGGGGTGTGGGCCAGCAGGGGTTCTTCCTCATCAGAGCTCATTCCCCAAGCCACAAAGATGAGAGCCAGGAGGAGAGGTGTCTGATTGGAGTAGAAGGGGGCAGAAGGGCAGATAGTGAGATTAGTCACCTCCAGAGTCCAGTGTTTGGGAATGAGTTTGgtacccaggcctccctggcccagAAGAACTCTGAAGGATCATCCCAATACCCAGAAGTGGGGCCCACATGGGCAGGACCTGTGCTTCACATCCAGCCATGGACCAAGGGGTCCAGATCCCCCCAAGGGGATCCTGGGGGGACAAGGAGAAGGGGTTTaaagaggaggcagggaggaaagGTGCTGCAGCCTGCAGCTGAGTGGTCCAGCAACAGTCTCACTTGGTGAAGGGATAAGTCTGGAAGCATCCTTCAAGACTGCAGAAGGTGGGACACAGAAACATGGGAGGGGACAAAGTCTTCCCCACTTACCTTCCCAGGGCCTCTGCCTGGCCTTCAAGAAACTTTCCCTCCTCTCAAAGggcccccctctccctctctccatccaTCTGAATCTATCCTTACCTCCCTTGATGAGCCAGATGTGTttgccaccccccccccacccccacctcccacctgcaTCCCTCATCACATCTTTCCCAGAACTGCCTTAACTACCTCCTGGCCTTGCCACCCAGCAGACCCTGAGGTCCCCCTGATTCCCAGCACCAATGATTAGCTCCCTTGAGTGGTGCTGGGCTCTATCCCAAAGCAGTGAAAGATCCTTGACTTATAGGAATTTATCCAGGGACTAACTCCACCCAGCGACTGACTATACTGTTGCTCTGTTTGTCTTGAACCCCAAAATGAGTTAGGGGTGACTCAGTGATCCCTTACCCTGCTCCAGACTGTAGCCACCTCCTGGAAGCCCCCTCCCAGATTCCTCAGCATCTTTCTGCTTCTCCCCCATTCTAAACTCTCTCCTTCAAACCCCCATCAAAGGTGGAGCCTGGGTTAGATTCACCCCCCTCCCGCTCCCCACCCCCGCACCCCACCTTGGTCATCCCAAGGGTACACAGCCAGGCAGACACCCCGGAGAGAAGATAGATCTCTGCGCCCCGTGCACCAGGCACGCAGCTGTGCTCAGGAAAAACGCTGAATGAATGCAGTTGACTGGCAAGGCCGGCTTCAAAGTGGTGGGTGAATCGAGAGGGAGGGTCAGGGCCCTGGGGCCACTCCTACCCCAGGATCCCTGCCCGAGCCCACAGGCTTGGACGTCCGGAATGGGGGTGTCGGGGCTGGCCCCTTTGTACAAAGCAGGCGCCCTCGGCTCTGAGAGATTGAGATCAAGCCGCGGCTCGGACCTGGAAGAGTCGCCTTTCGCGGGCCCTCCCTCGGGCGCTGCCTCTCGCGGGCCCAGGGCCCAGTGCTCGGCGATCCGGAAGAGGGCGCCCCTCCCGCCCTCCATCCCGCCCTCGTCCTCGGTGCCCCCGGCCCGGGCGCGCAGCGCTCCGCTGCCCACAGGCTCCGCGCCATCGATCGGGCCGCGGGGACCCGGGCGCACCGCCCCTCCACCTCTCGCTTTTCGCTTTTAATTGAAGTTTGTTTGAGCAGAGTGCAGAGCGGGCAGAGGCAGAAACCAAATATTTAGTT is part of the Bubalus kerabau isolate K-KA32 ecotype Philippines breed swamp buffalo chromosome 4, PCC_UOA_SB_1v2, whole genome shotgun sequence genome and harbors:
- the DCAKD gene encoding dephospho-CoA kinase domain-containing protein isoform X1 is translated as MFLVGLTGGIASGKSSVIQVFQQLGCAVIDVDIIARHVVQPGYPAHRRIVEAFGTEVLLENGDIDRKVLGDLIFNQPDRRHLLNSITHPEICKEMMKETFKYFLRGYRYVILDIPLLFETKKLLKYMKHTVVVYCDRDTQLARLMRRNNLSHEDAEARIKAQLPLKDKARMARHVLDNSGEWSVTKRQLDPPRQELLGLHLLRGWNQLRHHLKLQEGLGALGHHPATTTMFYLNPQYNNQPKAGWSLLDCKPFAGRNCVLFISVPGAEPELPLVLNKVC